TCACCATCCTCAACCACCTGAAGCCAGTCGTAAAGCTTCCATGCCCACAACAAGACGTAGACACCGAAGGTGTAGAGACGTTGCTGAGGAGCGTCGAGAACGGTCAGAGGAATGACAGGCTGGTTAATAGCGGCGTGAGGTCGAGTGCTCTCAGGTGCGAGAGGCAAAGACGGAGACCTTGTAGTTGAGCCCTTTCCGTATGATGGCGAGCCAGCCGAGCTAGGAGTTTGCTGATTGTTATGTCGTCGAGTGGCAGCTGGGGTAGCTGGGAACCCAGACCGCAGGCGGGGAGTCGATGTGCTCATGGCATTCGCATTACGAGGATATAGACGCGCTTAAAAAGAAATCATAGATAAGTAAACCAATTCGCAGTCGATGAGTGGTCGAGCGACAGGTTGTTGCGCGTTGGGTGAGGTTGAAGGGTTGAAGTGTGTTATGTTTTGATGccaaagtaaattattaccTGTTAGTTTGTACTTTTTCACGGATGATGGAAATTCCTTAAGGAAACTGCGTCACGTCTCCATGGGTCCAGTTGGACGCGCTTGGCCCCTGCGGGTTGGAGCTACAGTGGATACAGAACAGTTGCAGCCTAAGCTTCAGTGGCAGAGTGGCTTGCGACGATGGATGGGCAATGATAGAACGAacaacctacctacctgcacCTTGAAGCAGATAGAGTCGTGCTAGCCTATTGCTTTATCCAGTACCAAACATTCTGATTTCCATGTTTGAAAGAGTTGAATATAGACATTCAACCAGGATAATTAGAAGAAAGCTTAACAAAGAAATGTCAAAATATACAGCTCTGTTGTTTGCCTAGGTATTGACCAATGCCTACAATTTCGCGCTAACAACTCCTACAAGCGGCATCCATTATTGTTATTGGTTACTACCTAAGACAGGAGCTTCGATTTGATCACATACGCTTCTTTCATATTCCTGCATACAtcattacctacctaggtagttatcGTTTTCTTCGTACGCGTTATGATAGAATCGTCGAGCATAGGTTTTGTATCTTAATATCTCACAAGTAGTTCGTGCCCGTACTCCCCAGTACTCAATTCAAAGACTCTGAATCTAACGTGCTATCTGTTGCCAGGCGCGCTGGCATCCTTATCATTACAGCAAGCTACTAATATACAAAGCAAAATAGCATACAAATAACTATCATGATACCTTGAGCTAATTGTTCTATAACGCAGGGTAAGATTATCCCCAAGCCCTTTCACTCTGTCTAGGTGCTTTTGTCTATCTacctagtacctacctaccacctgcctgcctgcctgcctttGGTTGTGACACAAAATGAGTGGTTCAATTCGAGCCGCTTCGCCTACTCACTCATTTACTACCTCTCCGTCTGCCAAAATCTCTGGGGCCGCTGCTTGTATGGTTCAGCAATATCAAAAATCAGGCTCAGTGAACCAGAAACAACAAGCATTGACATTTTTTCTATGGCTATGAGCAAGAGAATCATTTAGTTTCTTCGCTTTGTTCTGCCAAGAAACATCTTCCTTGTTCCAGTGACTGGCTTACTTCACCTCATAACCTTCACCCGCCCTACTCTGTATCTCAAATGCCAATCCCATACGCTATGCAATACGGAACACAAGCTGATGGCGATAACCAGACTGATGAGAATACATCTATCGCGCCTTCGCTGCGTCGCTCGAATCGTCTAGCTTCTAAAACTCTCCAGCAAACCAAAGCCATAGTCGCCATGAGCGGGCCGAGACGAAATCCCAAGCGCAAGGCCTGTGAGGCAGCGGATGAGGTAAATCATCGTATTAATTCGGGCGACGAACTTCTCAACGAGGCCCTAGCTCCGTTATCTCAAGAGGATATCGAGGAGTGGGAAGGTTGGATAGAACTTGAGTCGGAACCAGCTTTCTTCAACATCATACTCCGAGATCTTGGTGTTCAGAATGTGAAGGCGCAAGAGATATTCACCATTGACCACGAATCTCTTTCACATCTGCCGTAAGATTGCTGCAGAGTGACTTTGTGCTATGGCGCATGCTCACGTCTTCTTAGGCAGCCAGTCTATGGCCtgatcttcctcttccagtATCTACCTGGAATAGAGGAACCGAATGAAGAACAAGATGCAAGCGACGTGTGGTTTGCAAACCAGGCACGTTGTACCAAATCTGAATATCTAAACATGCTAATTTCATGCAGACTACCAACAATGCATGCGCTACTGTTGCTATGCTCAATATTGTCATGAATGCTGAAGGGATCGACCTTGGCGACAAACTGCAAGCCTTCAAAGAGTCAACAAAGGAGCTCAGCACTGCCCTACGTGGTCACCAAATTAGCAAAAACAGATTCATCCGCACTATACACAATTCTTTCACGCGTCGGATGGATCATCTAAATGCTGACCTGTTTCTCGAAAATGAATCATCCGAGGCAAAGTCCACTGCAAATAAAAAACGCTCGGCGCCGAAAGGGGCCAAAAGAGCACCTCCGCGAAAGAAGAAAACAGACTCTGACTATGGCTTTCATTTCATCGCCTATGTGCCTGCAGGAGGCTATGTGTGGGAGTTAGATGGACTTCAGTATAAGCCTTGCAGGCTGGGTAAGTATACTGCATCTTGGAATGCAGCCTCCTTCATCCTTCCGGACTAATTATTTCACATAGACCCAGTTCCTAGTTCATCTGAATGGACATCAGTCGCAGGGCCTCAGATTGAGGCACGAATGCTACAATATGAGGAAAGCCAGCTTTCATTCAACCTTCTAGCACTATGCCAAAGCCCTCTGGCAGCACACTCACAAACCATTGCCCGTGCCGCAGCATCTCTACAATTCCTTTGTACCAATACCGGACTCCCTGAGTTTGAAATGCTTGTCCGTGGAGAGAAACTTCCTCTCGATATTGACGATGAGTCTCAGCTTTCCGAATTCAACATTACCAAATCAGATATCACCAGTGCGCAGATCCCCAGCGCCCTGCACTATAAGCTCAAGAGGCCTGGCTTCGATACCCAATCCGCCTATGAGCTGTATCATGAGCTTGTGATAGATGTCAAGGCAGCCGTGGGCGAGTTTCGCGCGGAGATGGCAGCCATATCGGACGATGAGCAACGAGTCAAGGGACGTAAGAAAGACTACGGACCTGTGCTGCACAAGTGGATGACGAAACTTGCTCAAAGGGGGGTTCTGGAGGACGTTATCAAGGCAACCTAATACATTTCGAAGATACGATGACGTTGCAACGAATATAGAGTAGAGTACAGGTCACCAGTTGGAAGATTAAAAACGTTGGAGCTGTTCAAATAGATTCTGTCGTAGCAATATCTTGCACTCAGTCCCATTGCCTATAGCCTTCCTACCGTGAACCGTGGTCCCAAAAACTCGAACTACAAAGCGCCAGGCACGCACGTTAATAACCACACAGACGCCTGGCCTACTAAAACATCAAAACAGCCAACGCATCACGAAAGCTGCTGAAAGTGTAAATATGTACGGCCCTTCTAGTCGTCGGGGTATTGTTCATTAATGTTAGACACAAATGTGCATGTCTCAGCATCAAATCGCTTGAAAAACTTCCCAGCTTGGCGGAACAGAGAATCTGGAATCTCGCTCGGATCCTCAATCAACATGATATTATCCTCGGCGACAACATGGCGTTCGGGTCCTGTTGTGCGTCTGTAACACCCAAATCAGCTTCACAGACATCAACGGAGGATCAGTAAGCGACCTACAAGCACGTGTAGAAGGTCTTGTTGCGCGGGCGAAGCCGGTTGGGCAGTTCTGTATCGCTGTTATCGTCCAGCGTCTCGTCAATAGCCACAGTATGTGGCATGGGTAAACGTCGCGTACCCTGGTCAGTCCAACCGTTCACAGCACCGACCCAGCCGTATCGTCGGTGTTTAAAAACCTGCCCAATCTTGTAAAGCACATGCTGTGTCCGCACGCTGTTCCTCTGGAAAACTGGAGGAGGGACCTCATCAAACTCGTTCACAAGGTATATCACCTCGCGAGGGTCATCCCATCGACGGGGGTTGTTCCTCATGATCCTCTCACGGAGGGGGCCAAATCTGTCGTACAGAGGAAAAATATACTTCTCGACTAGCCAAGCATCTACGTGCCAGCTCTTGGCGAATCGGTTCAGGAACGGTTCCAGGACCTCATCCCATTCAAAGGAGTCGACAGGTGTGAGGAGCAGCGAAGCCCACAACGCTGAATAAAGAGCAGCGTCTATATTGGACGAATCGTTCCCGGTTATCAATCGCGTGAGTTCAGGATCCGCTTGCTCTCGTGCTTCGATCACCCTGGAAGCGGTGGCTCTGATGTTGCGTGCTGTTCGCATAGCGATCGCAACAGGACTTACAGGAGATAGAAACACATCAGTGCTTGTCTGCCAGCCGAAATGAGCCAGCATAGATCTTAGATCAGCCATGGGTATTTCCTCACTAGAGCCATATGGATCCAGATACATCCTTTCAAGAGGCGCATCATCCTCGATGACAGGCACGCTATCCAAAGTCTTTCCATTCTCGGCAAAGACTATGGCGTGAACGTGAGTAGGGAAAGCACAGCATTGCGCTTGTAAGCCCAGTCGTTCTGCGATACAACAAAAAATAGCGCTCGAGATGATAGGGATCGAGTCGTGGTCTTCGTGACGAAGAGCCTGACCAATGAGACAGTTTCGCAGGTTGCGGTAACTGCGATCAGGATGCTGCAAGCCTGTGAGATTGTTACACCGAAGCCAGTGGTTCAACTCCAACGCTTTTTGCCGCGTGGACATGCCATCGATGCTTGGCTGAGTGTCGCGAAAATCGGCAGCCAATCTATCCAGAATAAGGCCAATCTTGGTGACTTCGTTAACCGGGGCAACCTTGGACAGTGGTATGAAGAACTTACATCATCTAAATCCCCAGGCTGGTCATGCAAAACAAATAGATCGAATGCGCCCAGTGCTCGCTCAAGACTGAGGTTTGCTGGCTGTCTGTTGTTGTTCCTGCTCGCCTGTTGAATATTATACCACTCCTCGATGGCAAGAGATCTGTGGATACTGTCCAGCAGGGAATTACTGTAGTATCtaaagttttttttcttatgaGCATTTGATCTATACAAGTTCGTGGACAATGCTCACCGTCTGGCCAAAACATCTTCAGCGGAATCATCGGCATTGCACTGCTCTAGGAGAAAATCTTTGGCGTCATAACCGAGTTTGCAAACTTTTTCAAACCGCTTTAGGCGACCAACTTTAGTCTCTAGGATCTCAACCAAGAGGCGTTCAACCTGCGCATTGCGCGACTTCCGGACGAGAAATATTTCCTTCCAGGGTGTGCTAGAAGCTCTGCCTCTTATACGACGGTAGAAGTTGTGTTCTGGGTTCCAGAAAGTGAAGCTGTTTTGGCAATGATATCTCCAGAGAAGCGGTTCATTGGCTAAGTGCCTCAAGCGATGGGAGAGAAACTGAAAACTGCACAGGTTGTCTTCGGGAGAGATGTAGTAGAGCAAATGTTGAATAATCTCATCTGGTATCTGTAAAAGGGACATGGCGGGCCTCTGACCGAGACAGGGCAGGCGATTAATCGATTGCCGGGATTAGAGAAGCGAATTGCGGTGTGGTGTGGTGTGTGTGGTGTGATTTTATGAAGTTGAGACGGAGATGGTCTTTGTTGCTAGCAGGGTGATGAATAATAAGAAGGGCACTGCAATGCTGTTGCTCACAACAGACGCAGGTAGGTAATGTAGGAGGAATCTTCGGGTCGGGTTTTGGTCACAAATCCCGGGTTTAAGTCAGACTGTCCTCTGCTGATCAAGCCTCGAATATGTCATTACTTGGTTCTTGCCTCCTTAGCTCAAGTAAGCTAAGCTCATCGCCTCTTACTGCGGCACGATGTTATCATCCATCACTGACCTTTGGTCTGGGGTACAGTAAAATGAAGGAATTTAGCGGGGTTGTGAGCATGTCGAACGCTGTGAAGTCATGAGATGACGACGTATTCCCATTGGCTACCGTCATAAGGTTAAGGTCGTCGGCAATTGGCTCACATTTGTTTTGATTCTAGACCGAAAACGGCACTCAAAGTAAACAAAAAACGCGCGAGGGCTGGGCGGACAGAAGTGGATCAGTCCCGTCTATCTTCCTTGCCCAATTTACAGTGGTAAGATAGCGCGCGCTCGCGGGCTCCAAATTCATTGAACGCTACGTAACTTCACGACTCTACTTTCTTTGTCACGAACGATACCCAACTTATTAACAACAAACACGCCATACACCCACGCTCGCATCCAACAAGGACTCGCACGTTCTCGGCCAaagttcttttttttttattcttctttGTCACATATCATGCATTGCGATTTATATCCACGACATATCTAAACCTTCAATACGCCATCATGCCCGACTTTGACAACGGCGCGCTCGATACCCCGCGAACAAACGTCGGCGACGCAACTTACCTTGGACAGCCCGACTTTGGCGACATCACACAAGAAGCATCATTCCAATCACCTCCGAAAGATGGGAACTTACTACAACAACTTCGCAATGGCCGCTCCAATGGCATTGATCTTCGCACCCCGCGCCAAAGAGGACCCTTGGCCGACCGACGAAATCTTCCTCCCAGCGTAGGAGGTGCTGAATTTACACCTCTACTCAAGTCAGCGACCAGAAATAGTGTGCGACGCTTCGGAAAAGAGAACGGCACAGCAGTGCCAAATACACCTGCGCTGGACAAAATCGACGAGGGTGACTTGACACCAGTCCCTCGTGGCGACACATCCATATATATGGGATCGCGCAACCAGTCTTATCTGGAGAACACCATACCTGAGGTCGATACAAGTAGCGCCACATCGACCCCGTTAACGGTTCCCCGGAGGAGAGGCGGCGATAAGGGACCTCTGCAAGATGGTAACCAGCTGTCGCTACGAGAACAGGAAAACGTGATCGATAGGATTGAGAAGGAGAACTTTGGACTGAAGCTCAAGATTCATTTCCTTGAAGAAGCGCTCCGAAAAGCAGGGCCTGGCTTTAGTGAAGCCGCCTTGAAGGAGAATACCGAACTCAAGGTCGACAAAGTCACAATGCAAAGAGAGCTTCACAAATACAAGAAACACTTAACAACCGCTGAGAAGGACCTTGAGAGCTATCGACAGCAAATGCTCGAGGTGCAGGAAAAGGCTAAGCGAAAGTATGCCAACCAGAGTAGTCAAGCCGAGATGGACAAACTGCAGCGCCTATTGGAAGACCGCGAGGCAGATATCGAGGATCTCCAGCGACAATTACAACAACAAAAAGGAAGCAATGACCAGGTCGAAAAACTCCAAGACGATATTGGAGATCTCGAGGCGGACATTCAGGAGAAAGACCGACAACTCACCGAACGGGAAGATGAACTGGAAGATTTGAAGGATCAGATGGAGGCTCTGAGAGATAAGGCcgcagaagcagaagagagGGCCAAGGATGCTCAGCGCAAAATGATCGCgttggaggagaaggctCAACACGACGATGAGCTCGACGACGCCAAGGACACAATCCAAGATCTCGAGCATAATATTCGTCGTCTCGAGGCACAGGTCGAGGATGTGAAAGCcaagatggaagaagctaTGGCTGAAAAAGATCGAGCCGAGAACGATCTCGAAGAGCTTCAGGAAGACATGGCCAACAAGTCTGTGGTCACAAAGGGACTCTCTCGTCAGATTGAAGAGAAGGTGGCGCGCTTACAAGAGGAACTCGATCAATCTGGCCAGGAGTATGCGACTTTGGAGAAGGAACACAGCAAGGTGACCCAGGAGAACAGTTCTTTACAATCCGCTGTCAAAGAGCTCAGGAAGAGTCAAGAAAGATCTGATCGCGAGCGGGATTCCTTGTCAACTAGGATCGAGGAGCTTGAAGTCGACCTCAACGACCGTACCGACGAGAAGAACATACTTCAATCCCGACATGATAACCTACTATCCGAATCCAAGTCTCTACAAAGAGAaatcgagaggctggaggTAGAATGCCAAGAgcttgaggaaggccttgtagaagaaagagaacatGCCCTCGAGATTGAGAAAGACATCCGTGGCCAGTATAAAGCCGAGAtggatcgcctgaatgacgaAATCTCAGACCTCCAGGCTGAAATTCGGGAGAAGGACAACCTTTATGATAACGACAGCGAAAAATGGGAAACAGAGAAGCAGAATCTTGAATCGGAGCGCAAGCGCGCCGAAGAGAAAGCGGCGGGTCTACAAAGAACCATCGATCGCCTCAAAGAGGTAGAAGGAACTATCTCAGACAAGGAGTCGAAGCTACAAATAGCCATTCAGAGCGAGGCTGAGCGACACAGGAGCGAGGAAGGTCTCCTCACCCGGCAAATCGAAGATCTTCAAGACGCCCTAGAGACCCGGCAGACACTCCTTACGAATTTACGCAATGAACTCTCCGCAGTTCGTGACGAGTTACGACAGACGCAGATCGAGCACCAGGCCCAAACCCGAAAGGCAGCCGCCTTGGAAGATGAGGTAGATGTTCTGCAAACAACTCTCGATGAAGAACAAAACGCTGGACGTTATGAAGCCGATGCTGCCAAGCGAGAGTGTGAGGATTTGAGAGAACAGCTCAAATCCTTGAGGCAACGCACCACTTCATCCCAATCAGCATCAACGCAAGTGTTGAGTAAGGAGATTGATGACCTGAGAGAGCAGTTGAGAGATGCGCGCAAGAGAGCAGACATGCTCGAGGGTGCTAGTCTCGAAACAGATGGTTTGAAGGAGCAACTGAGGACCATGCGTCAACGGGCGGGCTCATCTGAAGCTGTAAGCCAAGAGATTGATGATCTGAAGGAAGAACTAAAGACATGGCGACAACGAGCCGAGTCAGCTCAATCCGCCATCTCTACTTCAGAACAAGAAGCTAAACAGTCAACGGAGTCCATGACACGGATGAAGTGGCAACTTTCAGATGCGAACTCTCAACTGGACAAAGTGTCGAAGGAAAAACAATCTCTCCAAGACCAGATAGCCAAAATCAACGCCGAGCTGCATTCTGTAAGCACTTCTCTAGCCGAAGTCAAAGCAGAGCGTGACGAACTTGATGGCGAAATACGCCGGACAAAACTCCACGACAATGAGACTCTTCGTGTTGACCAGGAAAGACTCGATCTCCGTACGGCCAAACTCAAGCTTGACAATGAAGTGCGCCGTCTAAAGGATGAGAACAAGGCTCTGATTGAGCAACGAGATGTGATTGAAAAGAATCTAGAAGACGAAATCGAGAAAGccgctgaggaggaggagcgtcTGGGTCAGGAAATTCTTCAACTGCAGACCAAACTACGAACATCGTCATCGACAGACAATCATGAtcttgctgctgctcgtCGCACCATTCGTGAACTTGAGCGTCGTGTTGAGGATTACGAAACTCAGCTCAACAATACCCGTCAGCTATCAAACAACTTCGAGGGAAACAGCGAGCTGTCTTTGATTCGCAAGGATCTCTCTGCAGCTCGTCAAAAGGAGTTGGAATTCCTTCAAAAAGAGACTGCAAACCGCGACGTGCTCAAGGGTCTAAAGCGACAGATTACCGATCTTGAGCGCCAAGTGCACGAAACCGAAGTTTCTCGTTTGATCGCGTCTCCTAAGTCTTCCACCACTGATTCAGGTCGCAAGACTGAGGTCACTGAGCTCCGGAGCCAGCTTTCCGCAGCGCAAAAGTCGATCCACGATCTCAAATCCAAAAATAGAGAGGCTGAGCGCAAAGCTATGCAAGTGTCGCAAGATTTCCAACGTCAGCTAGATGACCTCGAGGATCAAAAGATCGTACTTGAAGAGGTTCTTGAGGAAGCCAGACAACAAGCCGAGGAGACGGCAGCCCAACACGAACGCGCACTTCGCCGAATGAAGCACCAGCTTGACAAGGCAGAACGCGAACGTAACACCTTGGCAACGCTACAGCCCAACATTAGCAAGCATGACCAGCAGCTGAGAAAGAACCAGGTAGAGATGGAGAACCTTGAGCACGACGTTCTACAGCAACAAGAAATTATTGACAACCTTGCCGCCTCTGAAGCATCCCTCCGGCGCAAGCTAGACCGAGCTCGTAACGAGCGGGCAGCGTTCCGCATGAGCGCCGAGAAGTTGCAAAAGGATCTTGAGCGTGTCAAGGTCGCAGCGGTCGCCGCCAGAGCCGGGACTTCAGACCGACGAAACGCTGTAGATCGCAAGGCTCTTGATTTAACTATTGAAGGGGCTGATCAGGCTCTTGAGACTGTCATCCGTGCAGCTGAGAGCGCCGACGAGCGTCACAAGAAGGAGTTGCGGGGCATGTTGATGCAGATGGAGTGGATGCAGGCTCGATTCAAGCGCGAAGCCTCTCTTCGAGCTGATGCCGCATATGCAAAGAAGTTCCTACAACTGCAGCTTGACGTCGCCAATGCATGGTAAGACCTATTCCCGCGTCTTTCCATCAGAACCATACACTAATAATCTTATAGCAACAAGGCTCAACTCCGCGAGCTCGAGGATATTCGCACAAACCTCCTTGGCAACAAAAAGGCCCTCGCTCTGCCTGGCCACACAACAGTCAGCCACTCATCCACGACGAAGCCCACGCTCAAGACATTCCTCGTCATGGCACGTTTCATTGCTCGCGTTCGCTTGTCGGCTAACAACTGGGCCAAACAAGAGGTTGTTCGTCGCAAGCTCGTGAGCGCAACTGAAGAACAGCGCAAGGTGAAGCGATCGAGGCAACTCAAAGTGGTCAAGGCCGAAGGCTAAGAAGATTCGGTTGCTTGAACGAAGTCTGAATTGAATACGCGTGAAAGATGAAATATGAACAAAGCATTTGCATCAGTAAGGGCGTCTGTAGAAACTGTCTGGCTGGTCTATTACCACTTATCAATTTGGTTATTAACGCGGTTATTATGGATACCTGGATCATATCTTCACATAGGATGGTGTTTCTTTGGCGTTAAGGAATAGAATTAGGGGAAACAGGCGAGTAAATTAGCACATCGTGTGGCATGACGCAGATGACGGTCGGTATAAGCATCAAATTATGAGCATTTTATATTTGAACTTCACTTATTCTCCTCCCACGCTGCATGAGAAGTAAAAAGAAAGCCGTTTGAGTATCTTGAGACCATGGATCCTTAAAGGACTAGCCAAACACCCAAACCTTGCAAACAACCTCCCATCATGATAACATCCAGTCATACTATGTATCGTCAAACAACACCCGCCCAGCCAACCTATCTCCCATTGTTTCCTGCTCTTTGATACGGGCTTGGTTGACTTTTATGTAGATTCGGCACATGCAAATTTCGAGAGTGGGACATATACATTTACATGACGAACAAAAGATTCGTGTCTAATTAAATTGGTCAATAGATGGACTATAAAACTTCGAGACGGCGATACTTACCGAGAGGGTGACTACACGATAGCTGAGGCTTCTGAGTATAGCGTGTCGCAAGCTCGTCACGAATGCTGTTCAACAACTGGACGTAACTTTGCTGGGGACTCTTCTTGAGCGCATTGACAAAGGCCCATGACATGGCGCCAGTAGCCTGGGAGGCGATAGTAGCATCGGCACTATGAAGTATGTTAGCGATGTGTTTCGGATATGCTTTGAAAACAGAGAACCCGGCAAAATCTCCATCGACCCAACGCAGCTCGTGGCCCCAGATACGCAAACACAGTCTCATTAGGCGACTGTATCTGGCATCTGGAGCAGGCTCGAAAAAATCATCATTCAAGTTAAATACATCAAATTGTTCAAGCCGGAACGCCTTGCGCCAAGCTAACATGCCCAATTGAAAAACCAGTTCCAATAACAAAATGCAAAATCGAGAGGACCAGAAAATCAAACCGGTATCGTCGTCTGGCAGGAAAGGTAATATTGAGGAAGAAGGGGCACCCACGAAGTTTGGTCATCTTTACTGCCGGACCACATGATAACATCAGCAGGGGATGTCTTTGTCCTCATGGTACGCTCACGAGCCTCGTCACCGTTGGCAGCCTTCTTGATGAAGCCGAAGATGTTGCTGGCAACACCACCGAGATCGCCTTGGCTGTATGAGGAGATGACGCTGAGCAAGCCTTGACCAGCCTCCTTGGCCAGGTTAGGCTCCTTGAGGATGCCTTGTGTCGAGTAGATGTAGGGTAAATCGAGGGCAGTACCGGAGTGACACGAGTCAAAAATGGCAGTAAGGCGAACGCCGGCCTGTAGAGGGCGAACCATGATGCGATGCATCTCATCGTCTACGATGTGTCCGTTTTGTCGGAAGTCAACAGGGTAGATGACCTCATCGTAaccgtcgtcttcgtcgccGTCGAGATCTTTGGTTTGTCCACCGTGACCTGCCACCGTTAGCAAATCTCTGGGGATATGGGGGAAGCTTTAGGCTCATAAAGTATAGATCGTACCTGAGTAGTGGAAGAACAACGAATCGTTAGGCCGCGCATCTTTTACTAGCCAGTGCATGGCTCGGAGA
This Fusarium poae strain DAOMC 252244 chromosome 3, whole genome shotgun sequence DNA region includes the following protein-coding sequences:
- a CDS encoding hypothetical protein (BUSCO:3646at5125), coding for MPDFDNGALDTPRTNVGDATYLGQPDFGDITQEASFQSPPKDGNLLQQLRNGRSNGIDLRTPRQRGPLADRRNLPPSVGGAEFTPLLKSATRNSVRRFGKENGTAVPNTPALDKIDEGDLTPVPRGDTSIYMGSRNQSYLENTIPEVDTSSATSTPLTVPRRRGGDKGPLQDGNQLSLREQENVIDRIEKENFGLKLKIHFLEEALRKAGPGFSEAALKENTELKVDKVTMQRELHKYKKHLTTAEKDLESYRQQMLEVQEKAKRKYANQSSQAEMDKLQRLLEDREADIEDLQRQLQQQKGSNDQVEKLQDDIGDLEADIQEKDRQLTEREDELEDLKDQMEALRDKAAEAEERAKDAQRKMIALEEKAQHDDELDDAKDTIQDLEHNIRRLEAQVEDVKAKMEEAMAEKDRAENDLEELQEDMANKSVVTKGLSRQIEEKVARLQEELDQSGQEYATLEKEHSKVTQENSSLQSAVKELRKSQERSDRERDSLSTRIEELEVDLNDRTDEKNILQSRHDNLLSESKSLQREIERLEVECQELEEGLVEEREHALEIEKDIRGQYKAEMDRLNDEISDLQAEIREKDNLYDNDSEKWETEKQNLESERKRAEEKAAGLQRTIDRLKEVEGTISDKESKLQIAIQSEAERHRSEEGLLTRQIEDLQDALETRQTLLTNLRNELSAVRDELRQTQIEHQAQTRKAAALEDEVDVLQTTLDEEQNAGRYEADAAKRECEDLREQLKSLRQRTTSSQSASTQVLSKEIDDLREQLRDARKRADMLEGASLETDGLKEQLRTMRQRAGSSEAVSQEIDDLKEELKTWRQRAESAQSAISTSEQEAKQSTESMTRMKWQLSDANSQLDKVSKEKQSLQDQIAKINAELHSVSTSLAEVKAERDELDGEIRRTKLHDNETLRVDQERLDLRTAKLKLDNEVRRLKDENKALIEQRDVIEKNLEDEIEKAAEEEERLGQEILQLQTKLRTSSSTDNHDLAAARRTIRELERRVEDYETQLNNTRQLSNNFEGNSELSLIRKDLSAARQKELEFLQKETANRDVLKGLKRQITDLERQVHETEVSRLIASPKSSTTDSGRKTEVTELRSQLSAAQKSIHDLKSKNREAERKAMQVSQDFQRQLDDLEDQKIVLEEVLEEARQQAEETAAQHERALRRMKHQLDKAERERNTLATLQPNISKHDQQLRKNQVEMENLEHDVLQQQEIIDNLAASEASLRRKLDRARNERAAFRMSAEKLQKDLERVKVAAVAARAGTSDRRNAVDRKALDLTIEGADQALETVIRAAESADERHKKELRGMLMQMEWMQARFKREASLRADAAYAKKFLQLQLDVANACNKAQLRELEDIRTNLLGNKKALALPGHTTVSHSSTTKPTLKTFLVMARFIARVRLSANNWAKQEVVRRKLVSATEEQRKVKRSRQLKVVKAEG
- a CDS encoding hypothetical protein (MEROPS:MER0039482); translated protein: MSGYPGYNSGRYGGPPQPQYHQQPQGNYYPPQPNYGGGYPQGQPSPQPPYGYQQHPPPQQQQQQQQQFYQGQPPPQPQYGHYQQGPPQPNFNSRPGGPPPPPTAPQQFGHGAPNSYNFRYSNCTGRRKALLIGINYFNQRGQLRGCINDVRNMTAYLSEHFGYKREDMVILTDDQQNAMSQPTKQNILRAMHWLVKDARPNDSLFFHYSGHGGQTKDLDGDEDDGYDEVIYPVDFRQNGHIVDDEMHRIMVRPLQAGVRLTAIFDSCHSGTALDLPYIYSTQGILKEPNLAKEAGQGLLSVISSYSQGDLGGVASNIFGFIKKAANGDEARERTMRTKTSPADVIMWSGSKDDQTSWVPLLPQYYLSCQTTIPV
- a CDS encoding hypothetical protein (MEROPS:MER0015601~BUSCO:31827at5125): MPIPYAMQYGTQADGDNQTDENTSIAPSLRRSNRLASKTLQQTKAIVAMSGPRRNPKRKACEAADEVNHRINSGDELLNEALAPLSQEDIEEWEGWIELESEPAFFNIILRDLGVQNVKAQEIFTIDHESLSHLPQPVYGLIFLFQYLPGIEEPNEEQDASDTTNNACATVAMLNIVMNAEGIDLGDKLQAFKESTKELSTALRGHQISKNRFIRTIHNSFTRRMDHLNADLFLENESSEAKSTANKKRSAPKGAKRAPPRKKKTDSDYGFHFIAYVPAGGYVWELDGLQYKPCRLDPVPSSSEWTSVAGPQIEARMLQYEESQLSFNLLALCQSPLAAHSQTIARAAASLQFLCTNTGLPEFEMLVRGEKLPLDIDDESQLSEFNITKSDITSAQIPSALHYKLKRPGFDTQSAYELYHELVIDVKAAVGEFRAEMAAISDDEQRVKGRKKDYGPVLHKWMTKLAQRGVLEDVIKAT
- a CDS encoding hypothetical protein (BUSCO:11461at5125), producing the protein MSLLQIPDEIIQHLLYYISPEDNLCSFQFLSHRLRHLANEPLLWRYHCQNSFTFWNPEHNFYRRIRGRASSTPWKEIFLVRKSRNAQVERLLVEILETKVGRLKRFEKVCKLGYDAKDFLLEQCNADDSAEDVLARRYYSNSLLDSIHRSLAIEEWYNIQQASRNNNRQPANLSLERALGAFDLFVLHDQPGDLDDIGLILDRLAADFRDTQPSIDGMSTRQKALELNHWLRCNNLTGLQHPDRSYRNLRNCLIGQALRHEDHDSIPIISSAIFCCIAERLGLQAQCCAFPTHVHAIVFAENGKTLDSVPVIEDDAPLERMYLDPYGSSEEIPMADLRSMLAHFGWQTSTDVFLSPVSPVAIAMRTARNIRATASRVIEAREQADPELTRLITGNDSSNIDAALYSALWASLLLTPVDSFEWDEVLEPFLNRFAKSWHVDAWLVEKYIFPLYDRFGPLRERIMRNNPRRWDDPREVIYLVNEFDEVPPPVFQRNSVRTQHVLYKIGQVFKHRRYGWVGAVNGWTDQELPNRLRPRNKTFYTCLRTTGPERHVVAEDNIMLIEDPSEIPDSLFRQAGKFFKRFDAETCTFVSNINEQYPDD